The Antarctobacter heliothermus genome includes a window with the following:
- a CDS encoding SDR family NAD(P)-dependent oxidoreductase: protein MTLPRTPSMRLDGKRALVTGASSGIGQACAVALAEAGAHVICAARGMDRLNDTVSQMQAEGWSAEALALDIADLDAMNAALAGQRLDVVVNSAGLARHSPALDTTPEDFDAVMGINLRAAYFLSVAAARCMADTGGSIIHISSQMGHVGGIDRAVYCASKHGLDGMIKAMAIEWGDKQIRINTICPTFIRTPLTKQTFDNPERAAWIEDKIKLGRIGEVEDIMGAVLYLASNASALVTGTSMLIDGGWTAD from the coding sequence ATGACCCTGCCGCGCACACCGTCGATGCGTCTTGACGGCAAGCGCGCGCTGGTGACTGGTGCCTCTTCGGGCATCGGTCAGGCCTGCGCTGTGGCGCTGGCCGAGGCGGGCGCGCATGTCATCTGTGCGGCGCGCGGGATGGACCGTCTGAACGATACCGTATCGCAAATGCAGGCCGAAGGCTGGTCCGCCGAGGCGCTGGCGCTGGATATCGCAGATTTGGATGCGATGAACGCCGCATTGGCCGGGCAGCGGTTGGACGTTGTGGTGAACTCTGCCGGACTGGCGCGTCACAGCCCCGCGCTGGACACCACGCCAGAGGATTTCGATGCCGTCATGGGCATCAACTTGCGGGCCGCCTATTTCCTGTCGGTCGCCGCAGCCAGATGTATGGCCGACACAGGCGGGTCGATCATCCACATCAGCAGTCAGATGGGCCATGTGGGCGGAATTGACCGGGCGGTCTATTGCGCCTCCAAGCACGGGCTGGATGGGATGATCAAGGCGATGGCAATTGAATGGGGGGACAAGCAGATCCGCATCAACACCATTTGCCCGACCTTCATCCGCACGCCGCTGACAAAGCAGACCTTTGACAACCCAGAGCGCGCCGCCTGGATCGAGGACAAGATCAAGCTGGGCCGAATTGGTGAGGTTGAGGACATCATGGGCGCGGTTTTGTACCTTGCCAGCAATGCCTCCGCCTTGGTGACGGGCACCTCGATGCTGATCGACGGGGGTTGGACGGCGGACTAA
- the hisD gene encoding histidinol dehydrogenase — protein sequence MTITYLKRGKPEADRAEDDAKTAAVVASTLKEIENRGDAAVHDLAVKFDKYDRETYRLSADEITAIIAKVSPQDLADIKFAQEQVRNFAQAQRDSMLDIEVETMPGVILGHKNIPVQSVGCYVPGGKFPMVASAHMSVLTAKVAGVPRIVACTPPFNGEPNPGVIAAMHLGGADEIYVLGGIQAVGAMAIGTESIAPVHLLVGPGNAFVAEAKRQLFGRVGIDLFAGPTETMVIADETAADAELCATDLLGQAEHGYNSPCVLLTNSEKLAKETLAEIDRLLTILPTANTAKVSWEDYGEVIVCDTYDEMLKVADDIASEHVQVMTDRDDWFLENMTCYGALFLGPRTNVANGDKVIGTNHTLPTKKAGRYTGGLWVGKYLKTHSYQKVTTDAAAARIGAYGSRLCLLEGFVGHAEQCNVRVRRYGGINVPYGGAAYLPEAAE from the coding sequence ATGACCATTACCTATCTCAAACGTGGTAAGCCCGAAGCGGACCGCGCCGAAGACGACGCCAAAACCGCCGCTGTCGTGGCCTCGACTCTGAAAGAGATCGAAAACCGGGGCGATGCTGCGGTGCATGATCTGGCGGTGAAGTTCGACAAATACGACCGCGAGACGTACCGCCTTAGCGCGGATGAGATCACAGCGATCATAGCCAAGGTCAGCCCGCAGGATCTGGCCGACATCAAGTTCGCCCAAGAGCAAGTCCGCAACTTTGCCCAGGCACAGCGGGATTCGATGCTGGATATCGAAGTGGAAACCATGCCCGGCGTGATCCTTGGGCATAAGAACATCCCGGTACAATCCGTGGGTTGTTATGTGCCCGGCGGCAAATTCCCGATGGTGGCCTCGGCGCATATGTCGGTGCTGACGGCGAAGGTCGCCGGCGTGCCGCGTATCGTCGCCTGCACACCCCCCTTCAACGGTGAGCCGAACCCCGGCGTGATCGCGGCCATGCATCTGGGCGGCGCGGATGAGATTTATGTGCTGGGCGGTATTCAGGCAGTGGGCGCAATGGCCATCGGCACTGAAAGCATCGCGCCGGTTCATCTGCTGGTTGGCCCGGGCAACGCCTTTGTCGCCGAGGCCAAGCGCCAGTTGTTTGGCCGCGTCGGGATCGACTTGTTCGCCGGTCCGACCGAAACCATGGTGATCGCGGATGAAACCGCCGCCGATGCCGAACTCTGCGCCACCGATCTGCTGGGGCAAGCCGAGCATGGCTACAACAGCCCCTGCGTATTGCTGACCAATTCGGAAAAGCTGGCAAAGGAAACACTGGCCGAGATTGACCGCCTGCTGACCATCCTGCCCACCGCCAACACGGCCAAGGTCAGCTGGGAAGACTATGGCGAGGTGATTGTTTGCGACACCTATGACGAGATGCTGAAAGTGGCGGATGATATCGCGTCCGAGCATGTGCAGGTCATGACCGATCGTGACGACTGGTTCCTGGAGAACATGACCTGCTACGGCGCGCTGTTCCTTGGGCCGCGGACAAACGTCGCCAATGGCGACAAGGTAATCGGCACCAACCACACCCTGCCGACCAAAAAGGCCGGTCGCTACACTGGCGGGCTTTGGGTTGGCAAATACCTGAAAACCCACAGCTATCAGAAGGTCACGACAGATGCGGCCGCCGCCCGGATCGGTGCCTATGGGTCGCGGCTGTGCCTGCTAGAGGGCTTTGTCGGTCACGCCGAACAGTGCAACGTGCGCGTGCGCCGTTATGGCGGCATAAACGTGCCTTACGGCGGTGCCGCCTACCTGCCAGAGGCCGCAGAATGA